The following are encoded together in the Bradyrhizobium genosp. L genome:
- a CDS encoding pyridoxal phosphate-dependent aminotransferase: protein MREATLTDRATSLLAASGRSDVPPFMVMDVMAAAARIEAAGGHVIHMEVGQPAAGAPKPAIAAAQLALRDGRIDYTSALGIPSLRARIARHYRDAHSCEVDPDRIVVTTGSSGGFILAFLAMFEPGDRVAVTVPGYPPYRHILTALGCEPVLIETTGDTRHALTGEALLAAHRKAPLKGVLVGSPANPTGTMMSREALANLMAAADSAGIRFISDEIYHGLDYAFPAVTAAELSPRALVINSFSKYFCMTGWRVGWMVVPDVLVRPIERLQQNLSISVPTLSQIAAEAAFEGRDEMEAIKRGYQENRRILIEGLPKAGLTKFLPADGAFYLYADVSDFTPDSFAFASEMLEKAHVAATPGVDFDPIHGRAFIRFSYARSAAEMQEAVARIAHWLK, encoded by the coding sequence ATGCGTGAAGCGACACTGACGGACCGTGCAACCAGCCTGCTCGCTGCCTCCGGGCGGAGCGATGTTCCACCATTCATGGTGATGGACGTGATGGCGGCCGCGGCACGAATCGAGGCCGCCGGCGGCCATGTCATCCATATGGAAGTCGGCCAGCCCGCCGCGGGCGCGCCGAAGCCGGCAATCGCGGCGGCACAGCTAGCGCTCAGGGACGGCCGGATCGACTACACCTCCGCGCTCGGCATTCCCTCGCTGCGCGCGCGCATCGCCCGGCATTATCGCGACGCCCATAGCTGCGAGGTCGATCCCGACCGGATCGTCGTCACCACCGGTTCCTCCGGCGGCTTTATCCTGGCGTTCCTTGCGATGTTCGAACCGGGCGACCGGGTCGCGGTCACCGTTCCCGGCTATCCGCCGTACCGGCACATCCTGACCGCGCTCGGCTGCGAGCCGGTGCTGATCGAAACCACCGGCGACACCCGCCATGCCCTGACCGGCGAAGCGCTGCTCGCGGCGCATCGCAAAGCGCCGCTGAAGGGCGTGCTGGTCGGCAGCCCGGCCAACCCGACCGGCACCATGATGTCGCGCGAGGCGCTGGCGAACCTGATGGCGGCGGCCGATAGCGCCGGCATCCGCTTCATCTCCGACGAGATCTATCACGGGCTCGACTACGCGTTTCCCGCAGTGACCGCGGCCGAATTGTCGCCACGTGCGCTCGTGATCAACTCGTTCTCGAAATACTTCTGCATGACCGGCTGGCGCGTCGGCTGGATGGTGGTGCCCGACGTCCTGGTGCGGCCGATCGAGCGACTGCAGCAGAACCTCTCGATCTCGGTGCCGACGCTGTCGCAGATCGCGGCGGAAGCGGCCTTCGAGGGCCGTGACGAGATGGAAGCGATCAAGCGCGGTTATCAGGAGAACCGCCGCATCCTGATCGAGGGCCTGCCGAAGGCCGGCCTGACCAAATTCCTTCCTGCCGACGGCGCCTTCTATCTCTATGCCGACGTCTCCGACTTCACCCCCGACAGCTTTGCTTTCGCCAGCGAGATGCTGGAGAAGGCGCATGTCGCGGCAACCCCGGGCGTCGACTTCGATCCGATCCACGGCCGCGCCTTCATCCGCTTCTCCTATGCGCGCTCGGCGGCCGAGATGCAGGAAGCGGTTGCGCGGATCGCGCATTGGCTTAAATAG
- a CDS encoding biotin transporter BioY, with protein MVRAVVLVALGAALMTLSAKVNLPLPYVPITLQTLAVLMIGAAYGWRLGSATMIAYLAEGALGIPVFAGPVGGLAPLLGPTAGYLFGFVPAALIVGYLGERGWDRSVIRLFAAMAIGHAVIFVAGFGWLAFGAGLGIEKAWLVGVVPFIAATLIKNALGATLLPAARRVAGRRG; from the coding sequence ATGGTGCGTGCGGTCGTGCTGGTGGCGCTCGGCGCCGCGCTGATGACGCTGTCCGCCAAGGTCAATCTGCCGTTGCCCTATGTGCCGATCACGCTGCAGACGCTTGCGGTGCTGATGATCGGCGCGGCCTATGGTTGGCGCCTTGGTAGCGCGACCATGATCGCCTATCTCGCCGAAGGCGCGCTCGGGATTCCCGTGTTTGCCGGTCCTGTCGGCGGCCTCGCGCCGTTGCTCGGACCCACTGCCGGCTACCTGTTCGGATTCGTTCCAGCCGCCTTGATCGTCGGCTATCTCGGCGAACGTGGCTGGGATCGCAGCGTGATCCGGTTGTTCGCTGCGATGGCGATCGGCCATGCGGTGATCTTCGTCGCGGGCTTTGGTTGGCTCGCCTTCGGCGCCGGCCTCGGTATCGAGAAGGCTTGGCTGGTCGGCGTCGTGCCGTTCATCGCCGCGACGCTGATCAAGAACGCGCTCGGCGCGACGTTGCTGCCGGCCGCACGACGTGTGGCAGGTCGCCGCGGATAA
- a CDS encoding dicarboxylate/amino acid:cation symporter has product MATATVATAAPAKAGGKPWYKILYVQVLIAIVLGALVGAFWPALATNDWIKALGDGFIKLIKMVIAPIIFCTVVSGIAHIQDAKKVGRIGVKALVYFEIVSTFALVIGLIIGNLVKPGAGFGSAAANAQAVANYAKQAEAQKSVDFVLHIIPDTVVGAFAQGEILQVLLFSVLFGFAIMGLGERGHVIRSFIDDAAHAVFGVISIVMRAAPIGAFGAMAFTIGKFGTGAILNLMGLIATFYLTAALFIVVVLGIIARIAGFSIFKFLAYIKDELLIVLGTSSSESALPSLMEKLERLGCSKSVVGLVVPTGYSFNLDGTNIYMTLATLFIAQALGYDLSFSQQLTILVVAMLTSKGASGITGAGFITLAATLAVVDPRLVPGMAIVLGIDKFMSECRALTNLCGNGVACVIVAWWEGELDRDKLNANLARRIDPTDMETAVTTD; this is encoded by the coding sequence ATGGCAACGGCAACCGTTGCCACGGCTGCGCCGGCGAAGGCCGGCGGCAAGCCGTGGTATAAAATTCTCTATGTCCAGGTCCTGATTGCGATCGTGCTCGGTGCGCTGGTCGGCGCGTTCTGGCCGGCACTTGCCACCAACGACTGGATCAAGGCGCTCGGCGACGGCTTCATCAAGCTGATCAAGATGGTGATCGCGCCGATCATCTTCTGCACCGTCGTCTCCGGCATCGCGCATATCCAGGATGCCAAGAAGGTCGGCCGCATCGGCGTCAAGGCGCTGGTCTATTTCGAGATCGTCTCGACTTTCGCGCTGGTGATCGGCCTGATCATCGGCAATCTGGTGAAGCCGGGCGCGGGCTTCGGCAGCGCGGCGGCCAATGCGCAAGCCGTCGCCAATTACGCCAAGCAGGCGGAGGCGCAGAAGAGCGTCGACTTCGTCCTGCATATCATTCCGGACACCGTCGTCGGCGCCTTCGCGCAGGGCGAGATCCTGCAGGTGCTGCTGTTCTCGGTGCTGTTCGGCTTTGCCATCATGGGGCTCGGCGAGCGCGGCCATGTGATCCGCAGCTTCATCGACGACGCGGCGCATGCCGTGTTCGGCGTGATCTCGATCGTGATGCGTGCAGCCCCGATCGGTGCGTTCGGCGCGATGGCCTTCACCATCGGCAAGTTCGGCACCGGCGCAATCCTCAATTTGATGGGGCTGATCGCGACGTTCTATTTGACCGCGGCGCTGTTCATCGTCGTCGTGCTCGGCATCATCGCGCGGATCGCGGGCTTCTCGATCTTCAAGTTCCTCGCCTATATCAAGGACGAGCTCTTGATCGTGCTCGGCACCTCGTCCTCCGAGAGCGCGCTGCCGTCCCTGATGGAGAAGCTGGAGCGGCTCGGCTGCTCCAAATCGGTGGTCGGCCTCGTGGTGCCGACGGGTTACTCGTTCAACCTCGACGGGACCAACATCTACATGACGCTGGCGACGTTGTTCATCGCGCAGGCACTCGGCTACGACCTGTCATTCAGCCAGCAGCTCACGATCCTGGTCGTGGCGATGCTGACCTCGAAGGGCGCATCCGGCATCACCGGCGCGGGCTTCATCACGCTGGCGGCGACGCTTGCGGTGGTCGATCCGCGGCTGGTGCCAGGCATGGCGATCGTGCTCGGCATCGACAAGTTCATGAGCGAATGCCGCGCACTGACCAATCTCTGCGGCAACGGCGTCGCCTGCGTGATCGTCGCCTGGTGGGAGGGCGAGCTCGACCGCGACAAGCTCAATGCCAATCTCGCCCGGCGGATCGATCCGACCGACATGGAGACGGCGGTGACGACCGACTAG
- a CDS encoding NAD(P)/FAD-dependent oxidoreductase: MQSAIVLGGGMVGVSTALHLQRRGWSVTLVDRSEPGRETSYGNAGIIQSEAVRPYPMPRELATLARIAMGRTNDVRYRLASLPRHAGPLLRYWWNSTPERHREATLAWARLIAHATSEHDTLIREAHADNLIRRAGYRLMHRDAAALEQAIAIAEENQREFGVKFRLLSGSDLAKAEPVLRDDLPGAIHWLEPWTVSDPGGLVSAYAGLFERLGGTLIRGDAKTLQQTTSGWSVETEGGRIDAAHAVIALGPWSPQLLERFGYRIPLVRKRGYHMHYSGGRSLDLPLVDTAMGYAMAPMAKGIRITTGAELTSPDAPATPIQLGHAEAAARELLDLGNRVEPEPWFGTRPCTTDMLPVLGPTPRHRGLWANFGHGHQGFTLGPATAKLLAAMMNGEAPVVDASPYRPDRF; this comes from the coding sequence ATGCAAAGCGCGATCGTTCTTGGCGGCGGCATGGTGGGCGTCAGCACGGCGCTGCATCTGCAACGGCGCGGCTGGTCGGTCACCCTCGTCGACCGCAGCGAGCCCGGCCGGGAAACCAGCTACGGCAATGCCGGCATCATCCAGAGCGAAGCCGTGCGGCCCTACCCGATGCCGCGCGAGCTCGCGACGCTGGCCAGGATCGCGATGGGCCGCACCAATGACGTGCGCTATCGGCTGGCGTCGCTGCCACGGCATGCCGGCCCGTTACTGCGCTACTGGTGGAACTCGACGCCCGAACGGCATCGCGAGGCCACCCTCGCCTGGGCGCGCCTGATCGCACACGCGACCAGCGAGCACGACACGCTGATCCGCGAGGCCCATGCCGACAATCTGATCCGCCGCGCCGGCTATCGCCTGATGCACCGCGACGCCGCGGCGCTGGAGCAGGCTATCGCGATCGCGGAAGAGAACCAGCGCGAGTTCGGCGTGAAATTTCGCCTGCTCTCCGGCAGCGATCTCGCCAAGGCCGAGCCGGTGCTGCGTGACGACCTGCCCGGCGCGATCCACTGGCTTGAGCCCTGGACCGTGTCGGATCCCGGTGGTCTTGTTTCGGCCTATGCCGGATTGTTCGAGCGGCTCGGCGGCACGCTCATCCGCGGCGACGCGAAAACGCTTCAGCAGACTACATCCGGCTGGTCGGTCGAAACCGAGGGCGGTCGGATCGACGCGGCCCATGCGGTGATCGCGCTCGGGCCATGGTCGCCGCAGCTGCTCGAGCGGTTCGGCTACCGGATTCCGCTGGTGCGCAAGCGCGGTTACCACATGCATTACAGCGGCGGCCGCTCGCTCGATCTGCCGCTGGTCGATACCGCGATGGGCTACGCGATGGCGCCGATGGCCAAGGGCATCCGCATCACCACCGGCGCCGAGCTGACCAGCCCCGACGCGCCGGCGACGCCTATCCAGCTCGGCCACGCCGAAGCGGCCGCGCGAGAATTGCTCGATCTCGGCAACCGCGTCGAGCCCGAGCCCTGGTTCGGTACCCGCCCCTGCACCACCGACATGCTGCCGGTGCTGGGGCCCACGCCGCGACACCGCGGCCTGTGGGCGAATTTCGGCCACGGCCATCAGGGATTCACGCTCGGCCCCGCCACCGCCAAGCTGCTCGCTGCAATGATGAACGGCGAGGCACCCGTGGTGGATGCCTCGCCGTATCGGCCGGATCGGTTCTGA
- a CDS encoding Rne/Rng family ribonuclease, which produces MAADELHADAPAVAGHAQPEDATASAGEHEEADDDEDEDDGEEGEEEEVVESVGGDDVLEEVPERQFRPRRQYKIQEVIKRRQVMLVQVVKEERGNKGAALTTYLSLAGRYAVLMPNTARGGGISRKITSAQDRSRLKEVVQDLDVPEGMGIILRTAGASRSKPEIKRDFEYLIRMWETVRDLTLKSQAPTLVYEEGSLIKRSLRDLYNKEIDEIQVAGEAGYREARDFMKMLMPANVRAVKQYRDGQPLFSRMGVESQLDAMFSPTVQLRSGGYIVINQTEALVSIDVNSGRATREHHIEDTALKTNLEAAEEVARQLRLRDLAGLIVIDFIDMDEKRNNRAVERKLSDCLRQDRARIQVGRISHFGLLEMSRQRIRASVLESSTEPCPQCGGSGHVRSVSSVALQLLRGIEEILMKGATHNLVVRTRTDVALYVLNHKRGHLRDLEDSFRVALSIAADATVHGQQSYIIDRGEQVHTLEAAKALLVAQAAASPAQADEADDEEEQFEYEAEVETDETEGLADEQATSEEASAEGEGDGQRRKRRRRRRGRGGEVREGAQPAPREDSDLMHVMPAEGTEAATAEDTEGGDEDGSDEQGFARSDQEAGAGERRPRRRGRRGGRRRRGNGPEDGLAGSITDELSPAGEPEATEAVADFEGHAEPAGFAEQPEPVAVQPVEWQPLAPAPAEAAPETAPLAEAVAAPEAAAAHEDAQAEPDRAARRRSTVREKVSFASSPQPETTAPALAQSPADEPASAPAAAAVAEEEPAPAAAAEGPARKGWWSRRFGGGN; this is translated from the coding sequence GTGGCTGCCGACGAGCTACACGCCGATGCTCCCGCCGTCGCCGGGCACGCTCAGCCGGAGGACGCGACGGCGTCCGCAGGCGAGCATGAGGAAGCCGATGACGACGAGGATGAGGACGACGGCGAAGAGGGCGAGGAAGAAGAAGTCGTCGAGTCCGTCGGGGGCGACGACGTGCTCGAGGAGGTTCCGGAGCGTCAGTTCCGTCCGCGCCGCCAGTACAAGATCCAGGAAGTGATCAAGCGCCGGCAGGTGATGCTGGTGCAGGTCGTCAAGGAAGAGCGCGGCAACAAGGGCGCCGCGCTGACCACCTATCTATCGCTCGCCGGCCGTTACGCCGTGCTGATGCCCAACACCGCGCGCGGCGGCGGCATCAGCCGCAAGATCACCTCCGCCCAGGACCGCTCGCGGTTGAAGGAGGTGGTGCAGGATCTCGACGTGCCCGAGGGCATGGGCATCATCCTGCGCACCGCCGGCGCCTCCCGCAGCAAGCCGGAGATCAAGCGCGATTTCGAATACCTGATCCGGATGTGGGAGACCGTGCGCGACCTGACGCTGAAGTCGCAGGCACCGACCCTGGTCTACGAGGAAGGCTCGCTGATCAAGCGCTCGCTGCGCGATCTCTACAACAAGGAGATCGACGAGATTCAGGTGGCGGGCGAAGCAGGTTATCGAGAAGCGCGCGATTTCATGAAGATGCTGATGCCGGCGAATGTGCGCGCGGTGAAGCAGTATCGCGACGGCCAGCCGCTGTTCTCGCGGATGGGTGTCGAGAGCCAGCTCGACGCGATGTTCTCGCCGACCGTGCAACTGCGCTCCGGCGGCTACATCGTGATCAACCAGACCGAGGCGCTGGTCTCGATCGACGTCAACTCGGGACGAGCGACGCGCGAGCACCATATCGAGGATACCGCGCTCAAGACCAATCTGGAGGCGGCGGAAGAAGTCGCCCGGCAGTTGCGCTTGCGCGACCTCGCCGGCCTGATCGTCATCGACTTCATCGACATGGACGAGAAGCGCAACAACCGTGCGGTCGAGCGCAAGCTGTCCGACTGCCTGCGCCAGGATCGCGCGCGGATCCAGGTCGGCCGCATCTCGCATTTCGGACTTTTGGAGATGTCGCGCCAGCGCATCCGCGCCAGCGTGCTGGAGAGCTCGACCGAGCCCTGCCCGCAATGCGGCGGCTCCGGCCACGTCCGCTCGGTTTCGTCGGTGGCGCTGCAGTTGCTGCGCGGCATTGAGGAGATCCTGATGAAGGGAGCGACCCACAATCTGGTGGTCCGCACCCGCACCGACGTCGCGCTCTACGTGCTCAATCACAAGCGCGGCCATCTGCGCGATCTCGAGGACTCCTTCAGGGTGGCGCTGTCGATCGCGGCCGACGCCACCGTGCACGGCCAGCAGTCCTACATCATCGATCGCGGCGAGCAGGTGCATACGCTCGAAGCCGCCAAGGCGCTGCTCGTGGCCCAGGCCGCCGCTTCGCCGGCGCAGGCCGACGAGGCCGACGACGAGGAAGAGCAGTTCGAGTACGAGGCCGAGGTCGAGACCGACGAAACCGAAGGCCTGGCCGACGAGCAAGCGACGTCAGAGGAAGCCAGCGCCGAGGGCGAAGGCGACGGTCAGCGCCGCAAGCGACGGCGCCGGCGGCGTGGTCGCGGCGGCGAAGTGCGCGAGGGCGCCCAGCCGGCGCCGCGTGAGGACAGCGACCTCATGCACGTGATGCCTGCCGAGGGGACCGAGGCGGCTACCGCCGAGGACACTGAGGGCGGCGACGAGGACGGCAGCGACGAGCAGGGTTTTGCCAGGAGTGACCAGGAGGCCGGTGCCGGCGAACGTCGCCCGCGGCGTCGCGGACGCCGTGGCGGCCGCCGCCGGCGTGGCAATGGACCGGAAGACGGTCTCGCAGGATCGATCACCGACGAACTGAGCCCGGCCGGCGAGCCGGAAGCGACCGAGGCTGTCGCCGATTTCGAGGGTCATGCGGAGCCGGCCGGCTTCGCGGAGCAGCCCGAGCCGGTCGCCGTGCAGCCGGTGGAATGGCAACCGCTCGCGCCGGCCCCTGCCGAGGCAGCACCGGAGACGGCCCCATTGGCCGAGGCCGTTGCGGCGCCCGAAGCAGCCGCAGCCCACGAGGACGCGCAGGCCGAGCCCGACCGCGCCGCCCGGCGCCGCTCTACCGTGCGCGAGAAGGTCAGCTTTGCGTCGAGCCCACAGCCCGAGACGACCGCGCCCGCGCTGGCGCAAAGCCCGGCTGACGAGCCGGCTTCTGCACCGGCCGCTGCCGCGGTGGCAGAGGAGGAGCCCGCCCCGGCGGCTGCCGCCGAAGGCCCCGCGCGCAAGGGCTGGTGGTCACGCCGCTTCGGCGGCGGCAACTAG
- a CDS encoding N-acetylmuramoyl-L-alanine amidase, translating into MLNRANHRVLLGCGLLCAAALVFAELGGPSAAEEPQVGQQAPAATANFPVASGARLAGDDKQTRFILDLDRRIDFRAFPLADPYRVVVDIPQVDFQLASGTGATGRGLVKAFRYGLVMPGGSRIVFDLAGPAKIANSYVLDAANGQPPRLVLDFEEVDRTSFAQSLAPENRSELKPALGDVSTVTVPPVTTAALPPIAVTDPRPLIVIDPGHGGIDNGTQSGAATEKTLVLDFGLALRDRIEKSGKYRVVMTRTDDTFIPLNDRVKVARAQSAALFVSIHADALPRREGDAQGATIYTLSDKASDAEAERLADTENKADAIGGVNLGDEPTEVADILIDLAQRETKTFSNRFARLLMTEMKTSVRMHKNPLKSAGFRVLKAPDVPSVLVELGYVSNKGDLEHLVSESWRNKTVGAMAQAIDGYFAKRLATAGPGK; encoded by the coding sequence GTGCTCAACCGCGCAAATCACCGTGTTTTACTGGGGTGCGGGCTGTTGTGCGCCGCAGCATTGGTATTTGCCGAACTGGGTGGACCGAGCGCAGCGGAAGAGCCACAGGTCGGCCAGCAGGCTCCGGCTGCGACCGCGAACTTCCCGGTTGCTTCCGGCGCGCGGCTTGCTGGCGACGACAAGCAGACCCGGTTCATCCTCGACCTCGACCGCAGAATCGATTTTCGCGCCTTCCCGCTGGCCGATCCCTATCGCGTCGTGGTCGATATCCCGCAGGTCGATTTCCAGCTCGCCTCCGGCACCGGTGCGACGGGCCGGGGGCTCGTGAAAGCATTTCGCTACGGCCTGGTGATGCCCGGCGGTTCGCGAATCGTGTTCGACCTCGCCGGTCCGGCGAAGATCGCCAATTCCTACGTGCTTGACGCCGCCAACGGCCAGCCGCCGCGGCTGGTGCTGGACTTCGAGGAGGTCGACCGCACGAGCTTCGCGCAGTCGCTGGCGCCGGAGAACCGGTCCGAGCTGAAGCCGGCGCTCGGCGACGTCAGCACCGTGACCGTTCCGCCGGTGACGACGGCCGCGCTGCCGCCGATTGCGGTGACGGATCCGCGCCCGCTGATCGTGATCGATCCCGGCCATGGCGGTATCGACAACGGCACACAGTCCGGTGCCGCGACCGAGAAGACCCTGGTGCTGGATTTCGGTCTCGCGCTGCGCGACCGGATCGAGAAATCCGGCAAGTACCGCGTGGTGATGACCCGGACCGACGACACTTTCATTCCGCTCAACGACCGGGTGAAGGTCGCACGCGCCCAGTCGGCGGCGCTGTTCGTTTCGATCCACGCCGACGCCCTGCCGCGCCGCGAGGGTGACGCCCAGGGCGCCACGATCTACACCCTGTCCGACAAGGCGTCCGATGCCGAGGCCGAGCGGCTGGCCGACACGGAAAACAAGGCGGACGCGATCGGTGGCGTCAATCTCGGCGACGAACCGACCGAGGTCGCCGACATCCTGATCGACCTCGCGCAGCGCGAGACCAAGACCTTCTCCAACCGTTTCGCCCGCCTCCTGATGACGGAAATGAAGACCTCGGTCAGGATGCACAAGAATCCGCTGAAATCGGCCGGCTTCCGGGTGCTCAAGGCGCCCGACGTGCCGTCGGTTCTGGTCGAACTCGGCTATGTCTCGAACAAGGGCGATCTCGAGCACCTGGTGTCGGAGAGCTGGCGCAACAAGACGGTCGGCGCGATGGCGCAGGCGATCGATGGCTACTTCGCCAAGCGGCTCGCAACCGCCGGGCCGGGCAAATGA
- a CDS encoding penicillin-binding protein 1A: MRLLVRFLGFLFAAGTVLFLVGVAGVAGAIWHFSKDLPDYSQLQDYEPPVMTRVHASDGQLLGEYAKERRLYLPIQAVPKLVINAFLAAEDKNFYEHGGIDYQGMARAALLYAQNYGSNRRPQGASTITQQVAKNFLLTNEVSFARKIKEALLAMRIERAYSKDRILELYLNEIYLGLGAYGIAAASLVYFDKSVNELTIAEASYLAALPKAPAALHPVRNHDRAIERRNYVIDRLLENGWIKQADADKARKEQLNVTNRANGAHVFAGEYFAEEVRRDIFERYGEKKLYEGGLSVRTTLDPKVQVMARKTMAAGLVNWDEAQGWRGAIQKLDITGDWGVKLADVKSLSDVSPWRMAVVLETGDQSARIGFQPGRELGGAVSKERQTGIITLDGVRWAKSKGKTPTAVSQVLQAGDVIYADPLVNKDGGAVDGQYRLRQLPEISGAMIVMDPWTGRVLAMVGGFSFDQSQFNRATQAYRQPGSSFKPIVYSAALDNGYTPSSIIVDGPIEIDQGQGAGVWRPENFSTGHYYGPTSLRNALTHSLNTVTVRLAQDVGMPLIGEYAKRFGVYDELPNYLSYALGAGETTVMRMVTAYSMFANGGRRVKPTLIDRIQDRYGHTIFKHDARECRGCDAPGGWKNQPEPQLIDRREQVLDPMTAYQITSMMEGVVQRGTATVMRDVGKPIAGKTGTTNDAKDLWFVGFSPDLVVGLYLGYDKPRSLGRTAQAGRTAAPIARDFMKLALADKPPTPFKVPAGIKLIRVDAKSGVRAGPGGGNTILEAFKPGTAPPEYTPSVGVADADGRAPQPSQQGGQPDNGFFIRPGGLY; encoded by the coding sequence ATGCGCCTGCTCGTCCGGTTCCTGGGTTTCCTGTTCGCCGCCGGCACCGTGCTGTTCCTGGTCGGCGTCGCCGGTGTCGCCGGTGCGATCTGGCATTTCTCGAAGGACCTGCCTGACTACTCGCAGCTGCAGGATTACGAGCCGCCGGTCATGACCCGCGTGCACGCCTCCGACGGCCAGCTGCTCGGCGAATACGCCAAGGAGCGCCGGCTCTATCTGCCGATCCAGGCGGTGCCGAAGCTCGTGATCAACGCGTTCCTCGCCGCCGAGGATAAGAACTTCTACGAGCATGGCGGCATCGACTATCAGGGCATGGCGCGCGCCGCGCTGCTCTATGCGCAGAATTACGGCTCCAACCGCCGTCCGCAGGGCGCCTCCACGATCACCCAGCAGGTCGCCAAGAACTTCCTGCTCACAAACGAAGTTTCGTTCGCGCGTAAGATCAAGGAAGCCCTGTTGGCGATGCGTATCGAGCGGGCCTATTCCAAGGACCGCATCCTCGAGCTCTACCTCAACGAAATCTATCTCGGCCTCGGTGCCTACGGCATCGCAGCCGCCTCGCTGGTCTACTTCGACAAGTCGGTCAACGAGCTGACCATCGCGGAGGCTTCCTATCTGGCGGCGCTGCCGAAGGCGCCGGCGGCGCTGCATCCGGTGCGAAACCACGACCGCGCGATCGAACGCCGCAACTACGTGATCGACCGCTTGCTGGAGAATGGCTGGATCAAGCAGGCCGATGCCGACAAGGCGCGCAAGGAGCAGCTCAACGTCACCAACCGCGCCAACGGCGCCCACGTTTTTGCCGGCGAGTATTTCGCCGAGGAGGTCCGCCGCGACATCTTCGAGCGCTACGGCGAGAAGAAGCTGTATGAGGGCGGCCTGTCGGTGCGCACCACGCTCGATCCCAAGGTGCAGGTGATGGCGCGCAAGACCATGGCCGCCGGCCTCGTCAACTGGGACGAGGCGCAGGGCTGGCGCGGCGCGATCCAGAAACTCGACATTACCGGCGACTGGGGCGTCAAGCTCGCCGACGTCAAGTCGCTGTCGGATGTCTCGCCGTGGCGGATGGCGGTCGTGCTCGAGACCGGCGACCAGTCGGCGCGGATCGGCTTCCAGCCCGGCCGCGAGCTCGGCGGTGCCGTCAGCAAGGAGCGGCAGACCGGCATCATCACCCTCGACGGGGTGCGCTGGGCGAAGAGCAAGGGCAAGACGCCGACCGCGGTCTCACAGGTGCTGCAAGCGGGCGATGTGATCTATGCCGACCCGCTGGTGAACAAGGACGGTGGCGCGGTCGACGGGCAGTACCGGCTGCGGCAACTGCCCGAAATCTCCGGCGCCATGATCGTGATGGATCCGTGGACCGGACGCGTGCTCGCCATGGTCGGCGGCTTCTCGTTCGACCAGAGCCAGTTCAACCGCGCGACGCAGGCCTATCGGCAGCCGGGCTCCTCGTTCAAGCCGATCGTCTATTCGGCGGCGCTGGACAATGGCTATACGCCGTCGAGCATCATCGTCGACGGGCCGATTGAGATCGATCAGGGGCAGGGCGCCGGCGTCTGGCGGCCGGAGAACTTCTCCACCGGCCACTATTACGGCCCGACCAGCCTGCGCAACGCGCTGACCCATTCGCTGAACACGGTGACGGTGCGGCTCGCCCAGGACGTCGGCATGCCCTTGATCGGCGAATACGCCAAGCGCTTCGGCGTCTATGACGAGCTGCCGAATTATCTCTCCTACGCGCTGGGTGCCGGCGAAACGACTGTCATGCGCATGGTGACGGCGTATTCCATGTTCGCCAATGGCGGCCGCCGGGTGAAGCCGACCCTGATCGACCGTATCCAGGACCGCTACGGCCACACCATCTTCAAGCACGACGCCCGCGAGTGCCGCGGCTGCGACGCGCCCGGCGGCTGGAAGAACCAGCCGGAGCCGCAGCTGATCGACCGCCGCGAGCAGGTGCTCGATCCGATGACCGCCTATCAGATCACCTCGATGATGGAAGGCGTGGTTCAGCGCGGCACGGCGACGGTCATGCGCGACGTCGGCAAGCCGATCGCGGGCAAGACCGGCACCACCAATGACGCCAAGGATCTCTGGTTCGTCGGCTTCTCCCCGGACCTCGTGGTCGGGCTCTATCTCGGCTACGACAAGCCGCGCAGCCTCGGCCGGACCGCGCAGGCGGGCCGCACCGCGGCGCCGATCGCACGCGACTTCATGAAGCTCGCGCTGGCCGACAAGCCGCCGACCCCGTTCAAGGTTCCGGCCGGTATCAAGCTGATCCGGGTCGATGCCAAGAGCGGCGTGCGTGCTGGTCCGGGCGGCGGGAACACCATCCTCGAGGCCTTCAAGCCCGGCACCGCGCCGCCGGAATACACCCCGAGTGTTGGCGTGGCCGATGCCGACGGCCGCGCGCCCCAACCGTCGCAGCAGGGCGGGCAGCCCGATAATGGCTTCTTCATCCGGCCGGGCGGCCTGTACTAG